Proteins from one Bacteroides zhangwenhongii genomic window:
- a CDS encoding FecR family protein has protein sequence MDQELLLKYIAGKASQKEKEDVAAWIDADAANLKEFISLRKSYDAFIWQDTGAFSKKTKKTISLHPVTQRILRIAAVFVVAFGLSYAMIQILQKEDIEMQTVYVPAGQRTLVTLADGTTVWVNGKSTLTFPSHFSSRTRTVELDGEAYFDVRKNPEKQFIVSTAHQSAIKVLGTKFNVKAYKEADEVVTTLVEGKVNFEFNNASQQPQYIVMAPGQKLVYYSHNGKTELYTTSGERELSWKDGKIIFHQTSLRDALDILADRYNAEFVIQENVPRDDSFSGTFTNRNLEQVLNFISASSKVRWRYLNNNADAGKEKIKIEIFI, from the coding sequence ATGGATCAGGAATTACTATTAAAATATATTGCAGGCAAGGCATCCCAAAAGGAAAAGGAAGACGTTGCTGCATGGATTGATGCAGATGCAGCCAATCTTAAAGAATTCATTTCTCTTCGTAAGAGTTATGATGCATTCATTTGGCAAGATACAGGCGCATTCTCAAAGAAGACAAAAAAAACAATTTCATTGCATCCTGTTACACAACGAATCTTGCGGATTGCGGCAGTGTTTGTCGTAGCTTTCGGATTAAGTTATGCAATGATACAGATTCTCCAAAAAGAGGATATAGAAATGCAGACAGTTTACGTGCCAGCCGGACAACGTACATTGGTTACACTTGCTGACGGAACTACAGTATGGGTAAATGGAAAAAGTACATTGACTTTCCCGAGCCATTTTTCTTCCCGTACACGTACTGTGGAACTTGATGGAGAAGCCTATTTTGATGTCCGGAAAAATCCGGAAAAACAGTTTATAGTTTCTACCGCTCACCAGTCTGCCATAAAAGTTCTGGGTACAAAATTCAATGTAAAGGCATACAAAGAAGCAGATGAGGTAGTTACTACTTTAGTTGAAGGGAAAGTTAATTTCGAATTCAACAACGCCAGTCAACAACCTCAGTATATTGTGATGGCTCCGGGACAGAAGCTGGTCTATTATTCTCATAATGGAAAGACGGAACTCTATACGACTTCCGGCGAGAGAGAACTTTCATGGAAAGATGGTAAAATCATTTTCCATCAAACGTCATTACGGGATGCACTGGATATCTTGGCAGATAGATACAATGCCGAATTTGTCATACAGGAGAATGTACCTCGTGACGACTCATTCTCCGGAACATTTACCAACCGGAATCTGGAACAGGTACTTAACTTTATCAGTGCCTCCTCGAAAGTTCGTTGGCGTTATCTGAATAATAACGCAGATGCCGGTAAAGAGAAAATAAAGATAGAGATATTTATTTAG
- a CDS encoding DUF1735 and LamG domain-containing protein yields the protein MMNKHIFYYLMVGSMALLLGACNDSMNDLLEPKVYFESKEYNFSVEDEMDVMTFDLVSRLSSATSSQVDVSYSVAEPSVVDEYNAKYGTNYEMLDVSQVKLSSTTSSISSGKLYADNVEVELSGLEALKAGNSYVLPMRVNSSSVSTLSGTNIAYFFFSKPLKITKAGNFNNHYISVKFPVGTFFSSFTYEALINVDYFLDNNTIMGTEGVMILRIGDAGGGITPKDYLEVAGGQNYRVTKPLLTNRWYHVALTYDQPTGKTGIYVNGEKWAGSDWGIDGFDPNSDMGFYIGRIYGFKWGERPFHGKMSEVRVWSVARTENQLKQNMLGVDPASEGLALYYKLDGSETQEGGVIKDATGRINGTTNGITIKTLDAPIAIN from the coding sequence ATGATGAATAAACATATATTCTATTATTTGATGGTAGGTAGTATGGCATTATTGTTGGGCGCTTGCAACGACAGCATGAATGACCTGCTGGAGCCTAAGGTTTATTTCGAAAGCAAGGAATATAATTTCTCGGTGGAAGATGAGATGGATGTAATGACATTTGATCTGGTTTCAAGACTTTCGTCAGCAACTTCCTCTCAGGTAGACGTATCATATAGTGTAGCCGAACCAAGTGTAGTAGACGAATACAATGCAAAGTATGGCACAAATTATGAGATGCTTGATGTTTCGCAGGTAAAGCTAAGCAGTACGACATCTTCTATTTCGAGTGGAAAATTGTATGCGGATAATGTAGAAGTCGAACTTTCCGGGTTGGAAGCCTTGAAAGCCGGGAATTCGTATGTTTTGCCTATGCGGGTGAATTCGTCTTCAGTGTCTACCCTTTCCGGAACAAACATTGCATATTTCTTTTTCTCCAAACCATTGAAAATTACCAAAGCTGGTAACTTCAATAATCACTATATTTCTGTGAAGTTCCCTGTCGGTACTTTCTTCTCGTCATTCACTTACGAAGCATTGATTAATGTGGATTATTTCCTCGATAATAATACGATTATGGGAACCGAAGGTGTGATGATTCTCCGTATCGGTGATGCAGGAGGAGGAATCACTCCTAAAGATTATTTGGAAGTGGCCGGCGGACAGAACTATCGTGTAACGAAACCGTTGTTAACAAATCGTTGGTATCATGTAGCGTTGACTTATGATCAACCGACAGGAAAAACAGGCATTTATGTAAATGGTGAGAAATGGGCTGGTTCAGATTGGGGTATTGACGGTTTTGATCCGAATTCAGATATGGGTTTTTATATTGGTAGAATCTATGGTTTCAAATGGGGTGAACGTCCATTCCATGGTAAAATGAGTGAAGTCCGTGTTTGGAGTGTAGCCCGTACGGAAAATCAACTTAAGCAGAATATGCTGGGTGTTGACCCTGCTTCGGAAGGCTTGGCACTTTATTATAAACTAGACGGATCGGAAACTCAGGAAGGTGGAGTTATCAAAGATGCCACAGGGCGTATAAACGGTACTACAAATGGAATTACCATTAAGACGCTAGATGCTCCGATAGCTATCAATTAA
- a CDS encoding SusC/RagA family TonB-linked outer membrane protein, producing MKLLFILLICSAGLAYASDGYAQKTSITLRVNDCTIEEVLHKIERESGFSFFINSKNLNLNRRVSVSASEKNIFQVLEQVFAGTNVEYKILDNKIVLTAKETKVTQQKTKPVAGTVKDKNGEPLIGVSIMEKGTTNGTVTDLDGNYTLTPQTASPVLLFSYVGYQKKELPVSGPVLNVTLEDDSQVLNEVVVTALGIRKEAKALSYNVQEVSASEIVGVKDANFVNSLSGKIAGVVINSSSSGIGGGAKVVMRGAKSLSGNNNALYVIDGIPMPSLETTQPDDFMTGMGQSGDGASMINPEDIETMSVLSGAAASALYGSDAANGVIMITTKKGSKDKLRVNYANNTSFFNPFVTPEFQNTYGATTGEIRSWGQKLGQASSYDPLDFYQTGWNETNSLTISNGNEKNQIFLSMAATNAAGIVPNNTLDRYNFTIRNTTSMLNDRLRLDLSASYMNVREQNMVSQGQYFNPIVPIYLMSPSYSLEMLQQFEMYNEARNFKTQYWPWGNQGIAMQNPYWIVNRDNFINHKNRFLMSGGLSFEIMKGITLGARAKMDYTSALYEKKYAASTDNIFCQKFGGYYKGDASTRQLYGDVMLNIDKYFGDFSLTATLGTSIQDVNYQYYDVGGSLNSVADGFTMLNLMQSAVKFQQDGYHDQTQSIFATAQLGWKSKLYLDVTGRVDWSSALAWTDTKSVAYPSVGVSAILTELLPIKNNVLTFLKVRGSYSEVGNAPTRYIAYQTYPYESASPVTATTYPNTDIKPERTKAWEVGLQSHLWNDRLELNVSLYKTSTYNQLFNPSISASSGYSSIYINGGQVDNKGIEASLTLNQPLGPVKWNSTFTYTINRNKIKKLLKPTTLSSGEVVKQDMMDLGGLEIVNSRLFEGGSIGDLYVTALRTDSHGYIDVDYVNNTVAIDNKAGERQDGWIYAGNSQAKYMMGWRNSFSWKGLTLSCLVNARIGGIVVSQTQAMMDAYGVSTATAEARDLGYVLIDGYKVPAVQKYYSTVGSGVGSMYVYSATNVRLAELSLGYDIPVQKWVPWIQGMNVAFTGRNLLMFYCKAPFDPELTASTGTHFSGMDYFMLPSLRNLGFSVKLNF from the coding sequence ATGAAATTACTATTTATACTCCTTATTTGTTCAGCCGGACTAGCGTATGCATCAGATGGATATGCGCAAAAAACTTCTATCACTTTACGGGTTAACGATTGTACTATAGAAGAAGTGCTGCACAAGATTGAACGTGAATCAGGATTCAGCTTTTTTATAAATAGCAAGAATCTTAACCTTAATCGCCGGGTATCGGTTTCAGCTTCCGAGAAGAATATTTTTCAGGTGTTGGAACAGGTCTTTGCAGGTACAAATGTCGAATATAAAATATTGGATAATAAGATTGTACTGACGGCTAAAGAAACGAAAGTAACTCAACAAAAAACAAAACCCGTTGCAGGTACGGTAAAAGACAAGAATGGCGAACCGCTGATTGGGGTCTCTATTATGGAGAAAGGAACCACTAACGGAACGGTGACCGATCTTGACGGAAACTATACATTGACCCCACAGACTGCCAGCCCGGTATTGCTATTCTCATATGTGGGTTATCAGAAAAAGGAATTACCCGTCTCCGGTCCGGTATTGAATGTCACCTTGGAAGATGATTCGCAAGTGTTGAACGAAGTGGTGGTTACCGCTCTTGGTATTCGTAAAGAGGCGAAAGCACTGTCTTATAATGTCCAAGAAGTTTCTGCCAGTGAAATTGTCGGTGTCAAGGATGCCAATTTCGTAAATAGTTTGTCCGGTAAGATAGCAGGTGTTGTCATCAATTCCAGCTCATCCGGTATCGGTGGTGGAGCTAAGGTAGTGATGCGTGGTGCGAAATCTCTTTCCGGAAATAATAACGCCCTGTATGTAATCGATGGTATTCCGATGCCTTCATTGGAAACGACACAACCGGACGACTTTATGACCGGTATGGGCCAATCCGGTGACGGTGCTTCCATGATTAACCCCGAAGATATTGAAACTATGTCTGTGTTGAGTGGTGCTGCCGCTTCCGCACTCTATGGTAGTGATGCCGCCAATGGTGTTATCATGATTACCACAAAGAAAGGATCGAAAGATAAGCTTCGTGTCAACTATGCCAATAATACCTCATTCTTCAATCCGTTTGTAACTCCGGAATTTCAAAACACTTATGGTGCGACTACGGGAGAAATAAGAAGCTGGGGACAGAAATTGGGACAAGCCAGCAGTTACGACCCGTTGGACTTCTATCAGACTGGATGGAACGAAACCAACTCTTTGACCATCAGTAATGGTAATGAGAAGAACCAGATATTCCTTTCTATGGCTGCTACCAATGCGGCAGGTATTGTTCCGAACAATACGTTGGATCGCTATAATTTCACTATCCGTAATACGACTAGCATGCTCAATGATCGTCTGCGTCTCGACCTAAGCGCAAGCTATATGAATGTGCGTGAACAGAACATGGTGTCACAGGGACAGTATTTCAATCCGATTGTTCCTATCTATCTGATGTCGCCGAGCTATAGTTTGGAAATGCTTCAGCAGTTTGAAATGTACAACGAAGCCCGTAACTTCAAAACACAATACTGGCCTTGGGGTAATCAGGGTATTGCCATGCAGAACCCCTATTGGATTGTCAATCGCGACAATTTTATCAATCACAAGAACCGTTTCCTCATGAGTGGAGGTTTGAGTTTCGAAATTATGAAAGGCATTACATTAGGTGCGCGTGCCAAAATGGATTATACGTCGGCTCTGTACGAAAAGAAATACGCTGCATCTACCGATAATATTTTCTGCCAGAAATTTGGAGGATATTATAAAGGTGATGCATCCACTCGTCAACTTTATGGCGATGTGATGCTGAATATCGACAAATATTTCGGCGACTTTTCACTGACCGCTACACTAGGTACCAGTATTCAGGATGTCAACTACCAGTATTACGATGTAGGAGGTAGCTTGAATTCTGTGGCAGATGGATTTACAATGCTCAACCTGATGCAGTCTGCCGTGAAATTCCAGCAGGATGGCTATCACGATCAGACGCAATCTATCTTTGCTACAGCGCAGCTGGGTTGGAAGAGCAAACTCTACTTGGACGTAACAGGACGTGTTGACTGGTCGTCTGCTTTGGCATGGACCGATACGAAGTCGGTTGCTTATCCGTCGGTGGGTGTTTCTGCTATCTTGACAGAGTTACTACCCATCAAGAACAATGTGCTTACCTTCTTGAAGGTACGCGGCTCATACAGTGAGGTAGGTAATGCCCCTACACGCTACATTGCTTATCAGACTTACCCATACGAATCGGCTTCTCCCGTCACGGCTACCACATATCCCAATACGGATATCAAGCCGGAGCGTACCAAGGCTTGGGAAGTCGGTTTGCAGTCTCATCTTTGGAATGATAGATTGGAGCTGAACGTTTCTCTCTATAAGACATCTACTTACAACCAATTATTCAACCCATCGATTTCCGCTTCTTCCGGTTATTCTTCTATTTATATCAATGGCGGACAAGTGGATAACAAAGGTATTGAGGCAAGCCTGACATTAAACCAGCCGCTCGGACCGGTAAAATGGAACTCTACCTTTACTTATACCATCAATCGCAATAAGATTAAAAAACTGTTGAAACCGACTACTTTATCAAGTGGAGAAGTTGTCAAACAGGATATGATGGATTTGGGCGGATTGGAAATTGTGAATTCGCGTCTCTTTGAAGGTGGCTCTATTGGTGACTTGTACGTGACTGCACTTCGCACCGACTCCCATGGATATATTGACGTAGACTATGTCAACAATACAGTAGCTATAGACAACAAGGCGGGCGAACGCCAGGACGGATGGATTTATGCCGGTAACTCGCAAGCTAAGTATATGATGGGATGGCGCAACTCATTCTCATGGAAGGGTTTGACATTGAGCTGTCTGGTTAATGCACGTATTGGTGGTATTGTTGTCTCACAGACACAGGCGATGATGGATGCTTACGGTGTTTCTACAGCTACTGCTGAGGCACGCGACTTGGGCTATGTGCTGATTGACGGTTATAAAGTACCCGCTGTACAGAAGTATTATAGCACTGTAGGAAGTGGTGTCGGCTCTATGTATGTTTATAGTGCGACAAACGTTCGCCTTGCAGAGTTGTCTCTCGGTTATGATATCCCTGTTCAGAAGTGGGTTCCTTGGATACAGGGCATGAATGTAGCCTTTACGGGACGTAACCTGCTGATGTTCTATTGCAAAGCTCCTTTTGACCCTGAACTGACGGCAAGTACAGGCACGCATTTCAGCGGAATGGACTACTTTATGTTGCCGAGCTTACGCAATTTAGGTTTCTCTGTTAAACTCAATTTCTAA
- a CDS encoding RNA polymerase sigma-70 factor, with amino-acid sequence MAQINFNSIYTAYYRKAFLFTLSYVHNDLVAEDIVSEAIIHLWELSKEREIPSVEAILITYIRSKSLNYLKHIQAQENVFQTLLDKGQRELEIRISTLEACDPKEILSEELRAKVHALLESMPEKTRTAFIRDRLDGKSHKEIAEELGISVKGVEYHIGRAVKILRDNLKDYAPFLFFFI; translated from the coding sequence ATGGCTCAAATCAACTTCAACTCGATATATACTGCTTATTATAGGAAAGCCTTCCTATTTACCTTGTCCTATGTCCATAATGACTTAGTAGCAGAAGATATTGTTTCGGAAGCCATTATCCATTTATGGGAACTAAGTAAAGAACGGGAAATCCCAAGTGTTGAAGCGATCTTAATTACTTATATTCGCAGTAAATCACTCAATTACCTGAAACATATACAAGCACAGGAGAATGTTTTTCAAACTTTGCTTGATAAGGGACAGCGTGAATTGGAAATTCGTATATCAACATTGGAAGCCTGTGACCCGAAGGAAATATTATCAGAAGAATTACGGGCAAAAGTGCACGCATTACTGGAGAGCATGCCGGAAAAAACTCGTACTGCTTTCATCCGCGATCGCCTGGATGGAAAATCCCATAAAGAAATAGCCGAAGAACTGGGCATTAGTGTAAAAGGAGTAGAATATCATATCGGCAGAGCAGTTAAAATACTGCGTGATAATCTAAAAGATTATGCTCCATTCCTTTTCTTTTTCATCTGA
- a CDS encoding glycoside hydrolase family 18 produces MKSLRKLLYIIPLTGMMVTSCMDVENIEIDHIGGYATMNNAESEAYYANLRAYKATAWNYNRPVAFGWYSNWAPAGAYRRGYLSAMPDSMDFVSMWSGAPGRYEITPEQKADKEFVQKVKGTKLLQVSLLSYLGKGATPNSVYLEVEKQAEEEGWSAAQLETAKKQARWKYWGFEGQFESENHYACLAKFAKALCDSLYANEWDGYDVDWEIGSGVFDMDGTLSQNKHLIHLVKEMNNYIGPKSDPEGKGHKMICIDGNIYGLTSELDEYVDYWIIQSYGSSNPNLDGYGVDPKKIICTENFEKYATNGGQLLRQAAAMPRKGYKGGVGAYRFDNDYDNTPNYKWMRQAIQINQRVFNEWKEKQNEAENKPQE; encoded by the coding sequence ATGAAATCATTAAGAAAATTGTTATATATCATTCCATTGACAGGCATGATGGTAACTTCTTGCATGGATGTGGAGAATATTGAGATAGACCATATAGGCGGGTATGCCACAATGAACAATGCGGAGAGTGAGGCATATTATGCCAATCTGCGTGCCTATAAGGCGACTGCCTGGAATTACAATCGTCCCGTAGCTTTCGGATGGTATTCCAATTGGGCGCCTGCTGGAGCTTATCGAAGAGGATATCTTTCTGCTATGCCCGATAGTATGGATTTTGTTTCTATGTGGAGTGGCGCTCCAGGACGTTATGAAATTACTCCGGAGCAGAAAGCTGATAAAGAGTTTGTGCAAAAGGTGAAAGGAACGAAACTGTTGCAGGTAAGTCTGCTTTCTTATCTTGGTAAGGGTGCGACACCAAATTCGGTATACCTCGAAGTGGAAAAACAAGCGGAGGAAGAAGGCTGGTCGGCGGCTCAATTGGAAACGGCGAAGAAACAAGCCCGTTGGAAATATTGGGGATTTGAAGGTCAGTTTGAAAGTGAAAACCATTATGCATGTCTGGCGAAGTTTGCCAAAGCTCTGTGCGATTCTTTGTATGCAAACGAATGGGACGGTTATGATGTAGACTGGGAAATCGGTAGTGGTGTGTTTGATATGGATGGCACATTGAGTCAGAACAAGCATTTGATTCATTTGGTTAAAGAGATGAACAATTATATTGGCCCGAAAAGCGATCCGGAAGGTAAAGGACATAAAATGATCTGTATTGATGGAAATATTTATGGGCTTACCAGTGAATTGGATGAGTATGTCGATTATTGGATTATACAAAGTTATGGTAGTTCCAACCCCAATTTAGATGGTTATGGCGTTGATCCTAAGAAAATAATCTGTACAGAAAACTTTGAAAAGTATGCCACAAATGGAGGGCAATTGCTGAGGCAGGCTGCTGCTATGCCGCGGAAAGGTTATAAAGGTGGAGTAGGAGCTTATCGCTTCGATAATGATTATGACAATACGCCAAATTATAAATGGATGCGTCAGGCTATTCAAATCAATCAGCGGGTTTTCAATGAATGGAAAGAGAAACAAAACGAAGCGGAAAATAAACCGCAGGAATAA
- a CDS encoding ISAs1 family transposase, with product MTHLRKFVSSVPEYRRTSRGNFKHKLEDILMLVILGRLSKCITRAEILQFGKRHLKRLQAKGLFPYGLPSEATLCRVFQSIDDEKMADRMSAFADVFRKEISSSATDIICIDGKAMRGTLYENGRNPDIVSAYSLGSGFTLATDVCKEKSNEIKSVPRLLDKLDVSGCVVTADAMSFQKVIIDKIRDKGADFVIELKANQRSLRYGLEDSIKTATPTDVYKEGPYLEHGRIESRICRIYRGEELIVDKEKWNGNLTVIEILTSTEKKSDGKTTSEQRLYISSLDSSAERLSQITKQHWAIESMHWDLDRNLRQDSIKRKAERAARNLDTIQRMVLALIAVWKNRRKKISDKRKGTAEITRELSVSFTKVLHFLAQK from the coding sequence ATGACTCATTTGAGAAAATTTGTATCCTCAGTCCCTGAATACCGCAGAACAAGCAGGGGAAACTTCAAACACAAACTTGAAGACATACTCATGCTTGTCATATTGGGGAGGCTCAGCAAGTGTATTACCAGAGCTGAAATACTTCAATTTGGCAAACGCCACTTGAAACGCCTGCAGGCGAAAGGGCTATTTCCATATGGTTTGCCGTCAGAAGCTACGCTTTGCCGTGTGTTTCAAAGCATAGACGATGAAAAGATGGCTGACCGAATGTCTGCTTTTGCAGACGTTTTCCGCAAGGAAATATCCTCTTCGGCAACTGATATCATTTGTATTGATGGCAAGGCCATGCGAGGTACCTTGTACGAGAACGGACGTAACCCTGATATCGTATCTGCATACTCACTTGGTTCGGGCTTTACTCTGGCTACTGATGTTTGCAAGGAGAAAAGTAATGAAATCAAATCCGTGCCCCGGTTATTGGACAAACTAGACGTGTCAGGATGTGTGGTCACAGCAGATGCCATGTCATTCCAAAAGGTAATAATAGACAAGATTAGAGATAAGGGAGCAGACTTCGTGATCGAACTCAAGGCGAATCAAAGATCTTTGCGTTATGGCCTTGAAGACTCTATAAAGACCGCCACCCCCACTGATGTCTACAAGGAAGGTCCATACTTGGAACACGGCAGGATTGAGTCAAGGATATGCCGTATATACCGTGGGGAAGAACTTATTGTCGACAAGGAAAAATGGAATGGCAATTTGACTGTTATAGAAATACTCACATCTACCGAGAAAAAGTCTGATGGCAAGACTACATCTGAACAGCGACTCTACATTTCAAGCCTGGATAGCAGTGCAGAGCGGCTTAGTCAGATAACCAAACAGCATTGGGCTATTGAAAGCATGCACTGGGATCTTGACCGAAACCTCCGGCAGGATAGTATAAAGCGTAAGGCTGAACGGGCGGCTAGAAACCTCGACACAATTCAAAGGATGGTCTTGGCACTGATTGCTGTTTGGAAGAACAGAAGGAAAAAAATATCAGATAAGCGAAAAGGTACAGCTGAGATAACAAGGGAATTATCGGTAAGCTTCACTAAGGTGTTACATTTTCTGGCTCAAAAATGA